A genomic segment from Labrus bergylta chromosome 3, fLabBer1.1, whole genome shotgun sequence encodes:
- the zgc:162592 gene encoding histamine H2 receptor isoform X1: MYSNYSTPLDSNLSGVDPQRLHELTHRNVKVSIIIVLGVMITVGNIAVLLVITSSVAGWSRNSRYFLLSLTAADSAFGLLVMPLNLWVSLLKDYTEGPDALCHVVAFCNATVYSTCMYTLATISLERYIAVFYPLQYSSLMTRKRALLLIAFAWCFPPFLLSPVSIPGGIIQVHFSTASLVCNPSYSTNAGYSLSLLCLIFFPCSIIMTYANLRVWCAAKRQRLKLRKYDSARRSRHNVASRVLVPVMAAYYTCWTPCMAAMIYNAVSGSSVPEWIEFVVVWLPTSNGFLNCIFYFWINRSFRRKFRLVVQQLTLSICPTLANSFGCCSSSNAQFVSGIHDNNNSVHERCSSVSSTCTLLSLA, from the exons ATGTATTCGAACTACTCAACTCCTCTCGACTCCAATCTTTCAGGTGTTGATCCCCAGAGGCTGCACGAGCTCACTCACCGGAATGTCAAAGTAAGCATTATCATCGTTCTGGGCGTGATGATCACTGTGGGAAACATTGCAGTCCTTTTGGTTATCACTTCCTCCGTGGCTGGTTGGTCAAGAAACTCTCGGTactttctgctctctctcactgCTGCAGACTCTGCATTTGGACTGCTGGTCATGCCGTTGAATCTGTGGGTTAGTCTGCTGAAGGACTACACTGAGGGCCCGGATGCTCTTTGTCACGTCGTGGCCTTTTGCAATGCCACCGTGTACTCCACCTGCATGTACACACTGGCCACGATAAGCCTGGAGAGGTACATAGCAGTGTTTTACCCGCTGCAGTACTCCTCTCTGATGACCAGAAAAAGGGCACTGCTCCTGATTGCCTTCGCCTGGTGCTTCCCTCCATTTTTACTGTCGCCAGTTTCAATCCCAGGTGGCATTATCCAGGTTCATTTTTCTACTGCTTCACTGGTTTGCAATCCGTCCTACTCCACAAACGCTGGATACTCCCTAAGCCTgttgtgtttaatatttttccCCTGCTCCATCATCATGACATACGCCAACCTGAGAGTGTGGTGTGCAGCCAAGAGGCAGAGACTAAAACTGCGCAAATATGACAGTGCGCGTCGCAGCAGGCACAATGTGGCATCCAGGGTACTCGTGCCTGTTATGGCAGCCTACTACACCTGTTGGACACCCTGCATGGCAGCTATGATCTACAATG CAGTATCAGGAAGCAGCGTACCAGAGTGGATTGAATTTGTGGTGGTCTGGCTGCCAACATCCAATGGTTTCCTCAACTGCATCTTCTACTTCTGGATAAACCGAAGCTTCCGTAGGAAATTCAGGCTTGTCGTCCAACAGCTGACTCTGTCCATTTGCCCCACACTGGCCAACTCCTTTGGGTGCTGCAGCTCTTCAAACGCACAGTTTGTGTCAGGAATACACGACAATAACAACAGTGTTCATGAGCGATGCTCTAGTGTATCATCCACCTGCACATTGTTGAGTTTAGCTTAG
- the zgc:162592 gene encoding histamine H2 receptor isoform X2 translates to MITVGNIAVLLVITSSVAGWSRNSRYFLLSLTAADSAFGLLVMPLNLWVSLLKDYTEGPDALCHVVAFCNATVYSTCMYTLATISLERYIAVFYPLQYSSLMTRKRALLLIAFAWCFPPFLLSPVSIPGGIIQVHFSTASLVCNPSYSTNAGYSLSLLCLIFFPCSIIMTYANLRVWCAAKRQRLKLRKYDSARRSRHNVASRVLVPVMAAYYTCWTPCMAAMIYNAVSGSSVPEWIEFVVVWLPTSNGFLNCIFYFWINRSFRRKFRLVVQQLTLSICPTLANSFGCCSSSNAQFVSGIHDNNNSVHERCSSVSSTCTLLSLA, encoded by the exons ATGATCACTGTGGGAAACATTGCAGTCCTTTTGGTTATCACTTCCTCCGTGGCTGGTTGGTCAAGAAACTCTCGGTactttctgctctctctcactgCTGCAGACTCTGCATTTGGACTGCTGGTCATGCCGTTGAATCTGTGGGTTAGTCTGCTGAAGGACTACACTGAGGGCCCGGATGCTCTTTGTCACGTCGTGGCCTTTTGCAATGCCACCGTGTACTCCACCTGCATGTACACACTGGCCACGATAAGCCTGGAGAGGTACATAGCAGTGTTTTACCCGCTGCAGTACTCCTCTCTGATGACCAGAAAAAGGGCACTGCTCCTGATTGCCTTCGCCTGGTGCTTCCCTCCATTTTTACTGTCGCCAGTTTCAATCCCAGGTGGCATTATCCAGGTTCATTTTTCTACTGCTTCACTGGTTTGCAATCCGTCCTACTCCACAAACGCTGGATACTCCCTAAGCCTgttgtgtttaatatttttccCCTGCTCCATCATCATGACATACGCCAACCTGAGAGTGTGGTGTGCAGCCAAGAGGCAGAGACTAAAACTGCGCAAATATGACAGTGCGCGTCGCAGCAGGCACAATGTGGCATCCAGGGTACTCGTGCCTGTTATGGCAGCCTACTACACCTGTTGGACACCCTGCATGGCAGCTATGATCTACAATG CAGTATCAGGAAGCAGCGTACCAGAGTGGATTGAATTTGTGGTGGTCTGGCTGCCAACATCCAATGGTTTCCTCAACTGCATCTTCTACTTCTGGATAAACCGAAGCTTCCGTAGGAAATTCAGGCTTGTCGTCCAACAGCTGACTCTGTCCATTTGCCCCACACTGGCCAACTCCTTTGGGTGCTGCAGCTCTTCAAACGCACAGTTTGTGTCAGGAATACACGACAATAACAACAGTGTTCATGAGCGATGCTCTAGTGTATCATCCACCTGCACATTGTTGAGTTTAGCTTAG
- the cyb5b gene encoding cytochrome b5 type B, producing MGEEINDNLINTGSETANTTGVEEIPDTVEGGVKYYTLEDIRVHNISSDTWLIIHGKVYDVTSFIEEHPGGEEVLLEQAGADATESFEDVGHSTDAREMLEQYYIGELHMDDRQKEKEKEACDTNSGESSTSWTTWLIPAVVATVVGIVYRYYILEHKSS from the exons ATGGGCGAGGAAATCAACGATAACCTTATAAATACAGGCAGCGAAACTGCTAATACTACTGGTGTTGAAGAAATACCCGACACTGTAGAAGGTGGCGTCAAATATTACACATTAGAAGATATAAGAGTACATAATATTAGCAGTGACACATGGCTCATAATCCACGGTAAAGTCTATGACGTCACAAGTTTCATTGAAGAG CATCCTGGAGGGGAGGAGGTTTTGTTGGAGCAGGCGGGTGCAGACGCCACTGAGAGCTTTGAGGATGTGGGTCACTCCACAGATGCCAGGGAGATGCTTGAGCAGTACTACATTGGGGAGCTTCACATG gatgacagacagaaggagaaggagaag gaggCATGTGACACAAATTCAGGAGAGTCCAG CACTTCCTGGACCACATGGTTGATACCAGCTGTCGTTGCAACCGTTGTTGGAATCGTGTATCGCTACTACATTTTGGAACACAAATCCTCCTGA
- the dhx38 gene encoding pre-mRNA-splicing factor ATP-dependent RNA helicase PRP16, whose translation MDDDDVSMHRLEGMDPTAQVGGLIVKKKSAAAEPHVFRAPTPRTSLLGLDLLAAQKRKERESKEQSDGSGDDRNTKRSKVSSFKDWEEAKSDSGSDEEDEEDDDEKKQNTKKESLPSRKYRVTGSETPSNPGGVSEEFRRRHQQREKDRREHGVYASSKEDKNRDRDRERSRDKGRDRKSEKDEREGSRSRGSSSSRSERGERSDRSQREGWSDRISRGTKRDEPQSPQHRPRDAFTPSHSNWEEDDSGYSSSRHSHWESPSPVLSHRESDRSERSHRSGQESERRDRSVRGRYPDDTPLPTPSYKYNEWANDRKHLGSTPRLSQGKGRKEDGEGGIMFDNESEKDQWQEDQKQADRDWYMMDEGYDEFHNPFTTTSEEYVKKREQILQKQTQKRISAQKRQINEDNERWETNRMLTSGVVQRLEVDEDFEEDNAAKVHLLVHNLVPPFLDGRIVFTKQPEPVIPVKDATSDMAIISRKGSQLVRKHREQKERKKAQHKHWELAGTKLGDIMGIKKTEEADTSGGQPVGEDGKVDYRAEQKFADHMKDKSEASSEFAKKKTLLEQRQYLPIFAVRQQLLNIIRDNSIVIVVGETGSGKTTQLTQYLHEDGYTSYGMVGCTQPRRVAAMSVAKRVSEEIGTNLGEEVGYAIRFEDCTSEKTLIKYMTDGILLRESLRESDLDHYSAVIMDEAHERSLNTDVLFGLLREVVARRTDLKLIVTSATMDSDKFAAFFGNVPIFHIPGRTFPVDILFSKTPQEDYVEAAVKQALQIHLSGLMGDILIFMPGQEDIEVTSDQIIERLEDLENAPALAVLPIYSQLPSDLQAKIFQKAPDGVRKCIVATNIAETSLTVDGIMFVVDAGYCKLKVFNPRIGMDALQVYPISQANANQRSGRAGRTGPGQCYRLYTQSAYKNEMLTTTIPEIQRTNLANVVLLLKSLGVQDLLMFHFMDPPPEDNMLNSMYQLWILGALDNTGALTPTGRLMVEFPLDPALSKMLIVSCDMGCSADILIIVSMLSVPAIFYRPKGREEESDQVREKFSVPESDHLTYLNVYMQWKNNNYSSVWCNEHFIHTKAMRKVREVRSQLKDIMVQQRMNLISCGSDWDIIRKCICAAYFHQAAKLKGIGEYVNVRTGMPCHLHPTSSLFGMGYTPDYIIYHELVMTTKEYMQCVTAVDGEWLAELGPMFYSIKHAGRSRQENRRRAKEEITNMEEEMSMAEEQLRSRRDEQEKKNNTCSVKAVKICTPGRKEDAPMTPRHPSARFGL comes from the exons atggatgatgatgatgtgtccATGCATAGGCTGGAAGGGATGGATCCAACGGCACAAGTTGGTGGACTGATAGTTAAGAAGAAGAGCGCTGCTGCAGAGCCCCATGTTTTCCGAGCACCTACTCCACGCACCTCCTTGCTCGGCTTGGATCTGCTGGCTGCTCAGAAAAGGAAGGAGCGTGAGAGTAAGGAACAGTCTGACGGTAGTGGGGatgacagaaatacaaagaGGTCCAAAGTTTCGTCCTTTAAGGACTGGGAGGAAGCAAAAAGTGACTCTGGGTctgatgaagaagatgaagaagatgatgatgagaaaaaacaaaatactaaGAAGGAGAG TCTTCCCAGCAGGAAGTATCGTGTGACCGGTTCAGAGACACCCTCAAACCCCGGAGGTGTAAGTGAAGAGTTCCGACGCAGAcaccagcagagagagaaagacagacgaGAACATGGAGTGTACGCCTCGTCCAAAGAGGACaagaacagagacagagacagagaaaggagCAGAGATAAAGGAAGAGACCGAAAAagtgaaaaag ATGAGCGCGAGGGCAGCCGTAGCCGTGGCAGTAGCAGCAGTCGGTCGGAGCGAGGGGAGAGAAGCGATCGTTCACAGAGAGAGGGCTGGTCCGATCGTATCAGTCGGGGGACGAAGAGAGATGAACCTCAGTCACCACAGCATCGCCCCAGAG ATGCTTTCACACCCTCGCACTCGAACTGGGAGGAGGATGACAGCGGCTATTCCAGTTCAAGGCACTCCCACTGGGAGTCTCCGTCTCCAGTCCTCTCTCACAGAGAGTCAGATCGCTCTGAACGAAGCCATCGCTCCGGACAAGAGAGTGAGAGACGGGACAG GTCAGTCAGAGGTCGTTACCCTGATGACACACCGCTGCCCACCCCGTCATACAAGTACAACGAGTGGGCCAATGACAGGAAACATTTGGGTTCTACACCTCGTCTATCGCAAGGAAAAG GTAGGAAAGAAGATGGCGAGGGAGGAATCATGTTTGATAAtgagagcgagaaagaccagTGGCAGGAGGATCAGAAG CAAGCTGACAGAGATTGGTACATGATGGACGAAGGCTATGACGAGTTCCACAACCCTTTCACTACCACCTCTGAAGAATATgtgaagaagagggagcagatCCTCCAGAAGCAGACTCAGAAAAGAATCTCTGCCCAGAAACGACAGATCAACGAG GATAATGAGCGGTGGGAGACCAACCGCATGCTgaccagtggtgtagtgcagagGTTGGAGGTGGATGAAGACTTTGAGGAGGACAATGCTGCCAAGGTTCACCTGCTGGTTCACAACCTGGTTCCCCCCTTCCTGGACGGAAGAATAGTCTTCACTAAGCAG ccAGAGCCTGTCATCCCTGTGAAAGATGCTACCTCTGACATGGCCATCATCTCTCGTAAAGGCAGTCAGCTTGTTCGAAAACATCGCGAGCAGAAAGAACGCAAGAAG GCGCAGCACAAGCACTGGGAGCTGGCAGGAACTAAGTTAGGGGACATCATGGGGATCAAGAAGACAGAGGAAGCAGACACCTCTGGGGGCCAACCAGTCGGCGAGGATGGCAAAGTTGACTACAG AGCGGAGCAGAAATTTGCAGACCACATGAAAGATAAGTCTGAGGCTAGCAGTGAATTTGCTAAGAAGAAGACTCTTTTGGAGCAGAGACAGTACCTTCCTATTTTTGCTGTCAGACAACAACTTCTAAACATCATAAG GGACAATAGCATCGTGATTGTTGTTGGAGAGACGGGCAGTGGGAAGACCACCCAGCTGACTCAGTACCTGCACGAGGACGGCTACACGAGCTATGGCATGGTGGGTTGTACCCAGCCCCGAAGAGTAGCAGCCATGAGCGTGGCCAAGAGAGTCAGTGAAGAGATCGGCACTAACTTgggagaggag gtggGTTATGCGATTCGTTTTGAAGACTGCACGTCTGAGAAAACATTAATTAAGTACATGACGGACGGTATCCTGCTCAGGGAGTCTCTGAGGGAGTCAGACCTGGACCACTACAGTGCTGTTATCATGGACGAGGCTCACGAACGCTCACTGAATACAGATGTGTTGTTTGGCCTGCTACGTGAG GTTGTGGCTCGACGCACTGATTTAAAACTCATAGTTACGTCTGCAACTATGGACTCAGACAAGTTTGCTGCATTCTTTGGCAACGTACCCATATTCCACATCCCGGGGAGAACGTTTCCCGTAGACATCTTGTTTAGCAAG ACTCCTCAGGAGGACTATGTGGAGGCAGCAGTGAAGCAGGCCCTGCAGATCCACCTCAGTGGCTTGATGGGAGACATTCTCATATTCATGCCCGGGCAGGAGGACATTGAG GTGACCTCTGATCAGATTATAGAGCGGTTGGAGGACTTAGAGAACGCTCCTGCTCTGGCAGTGCTGCCCATCTACTCACAGCTGCCATCTGATCTCCAAGCCAAGATCTTTCAAAAG GCTCCAGACGGTGTGAGGAAATGCATTGTTGCTACAAACATCGCTGAGACCTCTCTGACTGTGGATGGAATCATGTTTGTTGTGGACGCAGGATACTGCAAACTTAAG GTTTTCAATCCGCGCATTGGTATGGACGCTCTACAGGTTTATCCCATTAGCCAAGCTAATGCCAACCAGCGATCTGGTCGAGCAGGACGTACAGGACCAGGGCAGTGTTACAG acTCTACACTCAGAGCGCCTATAAGAATGAGATGCTGACTACGACCATACCAGAGATCCAGAGGACCAACCTGGCTAACGTGGTCCTGCTGCTGAAGTCTCTTGGGGTTCAGGATCTGCTCATGTTCCACTTCATGGACCCTCCACCTGAGGACAACATGCTCAACTCCATGTACCAGCTCTGGATCCTGGGAGCTTTAGACAACACAG gtgCTTTGACACCAACAGGACGCCTGATGGTGGAATTTCCCCTTGACCCAGCCCTCTCCAAGATGCTGATTGTGTCCTGCGATATGGGCTGCAGTGCTGACATCCTTATTATTGTCTCCATGCTGTCTGTGCCGGCCATCTTCTACAGACCTAAG ggTCGTGAGGAAGAGAGCGACCAGGTGAGGGAGAAGTTCTCGGTCCCAGAGAGTGACCACCTCACCTACCTCAACGTCTACATGCAGTGGAAGAACAACAACTACTCCAGCGTGTGGTGCAACGAGCACTTTATCCACACGAAGGCCATGCGCAAG GTGCGTGAGGTGCGTTCCCAGCTAAAGGACATCATGGTGCAGCAGAGGATGAACCTGATTTCCTGCGGGTCGGACTGGGACATCATCAGAAAGTGCATCTGTGCTGCTTACTTCCACCAGGCTGCCAAGCTCAAG GGCATCGGTGAATATGTGAACGTGAGGACAGGCATGCCATGTCACCTCCATCCTACCAGCTCCCTGTTTGGAATGGGCTACACCCCGGACTACATCATCTACCACGAGCTCGTCATGACGACCAAG GAGTACATGCAGTGTGTGACGGCGGTGGATGGAGAGTGGCTGGCAGAGCTCGGCCCAATGTTTTACAGCATCAAACATGCAGGAAGAAGCAGACAG GAGAACCGTCGCAGGGCCAAGGAGGAGATCACcaacatggaggaggagatgtccATGGCTGAGGAGCAGCTGCGATCGCGTCGAGAcgaacaggagaagaagaacaacaccTGCAGCGTTAA GGCTGTGAAAATCTGCACACCAGGGAGGAAAGAAGATGCCCCCATGACCCCCAGACACCCCTCCGCCCGCTTTGGACTGTAG